CCCCACTACCCCAAGATCCGTTAGTTCAGGCTTACTTCAATCACGAACCTGCTGCTGAATACACCGAGCCTTACCGCCAACAAACTCGCCCTGGCGATAACCTAGAGCAGCAAATTATTGACGCGATCGTTTCGGCTCAATCCACAGTAGATGTTGCGGTGCAGGAACTGCGGTTGCCCAGAATTGCTCAGGCTTTGATCGAGCAGCAAAAAGCAGGGGTAAAGGTACGGGTGATTTTAGAAAACACCTATAGCCAACCCTGGAGCGCAATTACTGAAGCTGAACTGGCGAAGCTGCCCGAACGAGAGCGCGATCGCTATGAGGAATACCAAAAACTCGCAGATCAAGACCAGGATGGCAAACTCACACCTGAGGAAATCAACCAAGGCGACACCCTGGTGATGTTAAAGCAAGCCCAAGTGCCTTGGATTGACGATACCGCCAATGGCTCGGCTGGCAGCGACTTGATGCACCATAAATTCGTGGTGGTAGATGGACGGCGCTTAATCATCACTTCGGCGAATTTCACGACTAGTGACATTCATGGGGATTTTTCCCGCCCTGCCAGCCAAGGTAACGCCAATAACATGCTGCGGATCGCTAGTGCGGAATTAGCCAGCTTGTTCACTCAAGAATTCAATACCATGTGGGGAGATGGCCCTGGCGGCAAACCCGACAGCAAGTTTGGTCTACAAAAGCCCTATCGTTCACCCCAAACCGTTGTACTGGGGAGTACTTCGGTGACGGTGCAGTTCTCGCCCACCAGCCCTTCTCGTCCTTGGAGCCAAAGCGGCAACGGTCTAATTGGCAAAACTCTAAGTACTGCTCAGCGATCGATCAACTTGGCCTTGTTTGTCTTTTCCGAACAGCGCTTAGCGAACGTTCTGGAAAAAAATCATGAACGAGGCGTACAAGTGCAAGCGGTGATCGATCCGGGTTTTGCCTATCGTTCTTACAGTGAAGCCTTGGACATGCTAGGGGTTGAACTTAAAGACAAGTGCCGCACTGAACCCAACAACCATCCTTGGCAAAACCCCATTAGTACAGTTGGAGCACCGCGATTACCACCTGGAGATTTATTGCACAACAAGTTCGGCGTTGTTGATCAAGCAACTGTGATTACGGGTTCCCACAACTGGACTGACGCTGCTAATACAGGGAATGACGAAACTCTGCTCGTAATCGAAAGCCCAACAGTTGCCGCTCACTACGAGCGAGAATTTGAGCGGCTCTATACCAATGCCATTTTAGGCGTGCCCCCAGCGGTTCAACGCAAAATTGCCGCCCAGGCTAAACAGTGCCCATCGGTTCAGCTCCAGCCCCCAACTGACCCAGTGGTGAACCTAAACACGGCTAGCCTAAAAGAAATAGAAAGTTTGCCAGGTGTCGGCCCCACGCTAGCCCAGCGAATTATCCAAGCGCGTCAGCAAAAACCATTTACTTCTCTAGCTGATCTCGATCGCGTGTCCGGTGTAGGGCCAAAACTCCTCGATCGTTTAGAGCCTTACATCACTTGGTAAAGTTAACGACCCGTTTTTGGGGCGCATCCACTCGCAATTCCATCTCTGCATGGCTCACGGTTAGCCAAGGTTGCCCAAAATCAACCTGAGCTAACGGACTATTCGCAGGCACTTCCAAATGGCCTTTAACCAAGCCCAACCGTGAGTCTAGATGGGCTCCAAAAGAGAGCAAAGCTGAATCTAATAGACTAAAGCTAGTAGCCGAGAAAGGTTGTCGCCAAAGTGAAAAGGGTGGTTCGTATCGCAACGAGCAAAGCAAGCGATCGCCCTGCCGTACCGTAACTTGCTGAGTTTCCCCTGACTCCCAGGTGAAGTCTGCCAATTCTTTAGGCAATCCCCAAATTTCTCGACCTCCCGCCACCGAGTCAGGATTATCGAC
This region of Trichocoleus desertorum NBK24 genomic DNA includes:
- a CDS encoding phospholipase D-like domain-containing protein yields the protein MLFRVSLRSRFCLSLLLILSLTACQQVQSQSQQSAPAPLPQDPLVQAYFNHEPAAEYTEPYRQQTRPGDNLEQQIIDAIVSAQSTVDVAVQELRLPRIAQALIEQQKAGVKVRVILENTYSQPWSAITEAELAKLPERERDRYEEYQKLADQDQDGKLTPEEINQGDTLVMLKQAQVPWIDDTANGSAGSDLMHHKFVVVDGRRLIITSANFTTSDIHGDFSRPASQGNANNMLRIASAELASLFTQEFNTMWGDGPGGKPDSKFGLQKPYRSPQTVVLGSTSVTVQFSPTSPSRPWSQSGNGLIGKTLSTAQRSINLALFVFSEQRLANVLEKNHERGVQVQAVIDPGFAYRSYSEALDMLGVELKDKCRTEPNNHPWQNPISTVGAPRLPPGDLLHNKFGVVDQATVITGSHNWTDAANTGNDETLLVIESPTVAAHYEREFERLYTNAILGVPPAVQRKIAAQAKQCPSVQLQPPTDPVVNLNTASLKEIESLPGVGPTLAQRIIQARQQKPFTSLADLDRVSGVGPKLLDRLEPYITW
- a CDS encoding acetoacetate decarboxylase family protein, which gives rise to MPYPSAPWTLRGHALQTLHLVDSASVRSLLPSGLEVLEPWPGKALTTVYVSAYQSGSVLEYNELIVAALIRQSGNIGGWVTHIYVDNPDSVAGGREIWGLPKELADFTWESGETQQVTVRQGDRLLCSLRYEPPFSLWRQPFSATSFSLLDSALLSFGAHLDSRLGLVKGHLEVPANSPLAQVDFGQPWLTVSHAEMELRVDAPQKRVVNFTK